One stretch of Tepidibacter hydrothermalis DNA includes these proteins:
- a CDS encoding cysteine desulfurase family protein, which translates to MEIYLDNSATTKPYKEVVDKMVYALTDQYANPSSVHRKGVIVEKEIKNARKEIAKYTGAKDKEIFFTSGGTESNNIIIRGTAYANHRSGKHLITTKIEHPSVLNTFKDLEKDGYEVTYLDIDNNGLISFEDFKNALREDTILVSIMHVNNEVGAIQPVDKIGRYLSKLKRKVYFHVDAVQSFGKIDFKPSKYNIDLMSVSGHKIHGPKGIGFVYIKETTKIKSIVTGGGQESAFRSGTENVPGILGLSEAVRITMENLKDNIDKINNLKELLLNEIKSNIDNIKVNSSENGVCHILNISFIGIKGEILLHYLEEDNIYVSTGSACSSKKKGSHVLIEMGLLSKEIEGAIRFSLSTMNKEEDIKKAVGIIKEKVEELRIIINKR; encoded by the coding sequence ATGGAAATTTATTTAGATAATAGTGCAACTACTAAACCGTATAAGGAAGTTGTAGATAAAATGGTTTATGCTTTAACAGATCAATATGCAAATCCTTCTTCGGTACATAGAAAAGGCGTTATAGTAGAAAAAGAAATAAAGAATGCTAGAAAAGAAATAGCAAAATATACAGGTGCTAAGGATAAAGAAATATTCTTCACATCTGGAGGAACTGAATCTAACAATATAATAATAAGAGGTACAGCCTATGCTAACCATAGAAGTGGTAAACATTTAATAACTACTAAAATAGAGCATCCTTCAGTTTTGAATACTTTTAAAGATTTAGAAAAAGATGGATATGAGGTTACATATTTAGATATAGATAACAATGGATTAATATCTTTTGAAGATTTTAAGAATGCATTAAGAGAAGATACAATACTTGTGAGTATTATGCATGTAAACAATGAAGTTGGTGCTATTCAGCCTGTTGATAAGATAGGGAGATACTTATCTAAACTCAAGAGAAAAGTATATTTTCATGTAGATGCAGTACAGTCATTTGGAAAAATAGATTTTAAACCATCGAAATATAATATAGATTTAATGTCCGTAAGTGGACATAAAATACACGGTCCAAAGGGAATTGGATTCGTATATATAAAAGAAACTACTAAAATAAAGTCTATTGTAACAGGTGGAGGACAAGAAAGTGCATTTAGATCTGGAACTGAAAATGTACCTGGAATTTTGGGTTTATCTGAAGCTGTTAGAATAACAATGGAGAATTTAAAGGATAATATAGATAAGATTAATAATCTAAAAGAACTATTATTGAATGAAATAAAATCTAATATAGACAATATAAAGGTAAATAGCAGTGAAAATGGAGTTTGCCATATATTAAATATATCATTTATAGGAATAAAAGGAGAAATACTTCTTCATTATCTAGAAGAAGATAATATATATGTATCAACAGGATCAGCTTGTTCTTCTAAGAAAAAAGGAAGTCATGTTTTAATAGAGATGGGTCTTTTAAGTAAAGAAATAGAAGGAGCTATAAGATTTAGCTTATCTACTATGAATAAAGAAGAAGATATAAAGAAAGCTGTTGGGATAATAAAGGAAAAGGTTGAAGAACTAAGAATTATAATAAATAAGAGGTGA
- the thiI gene encoding tRNA uracil 4-sulfurtransferase ThiI, with translation MYNVVIARYGEIGVKGKNRYIFEDKLVKNIRNSLKKLGKLNVYKQYGRIYIDVEEYDYESIIEEARKVFGIVSLSPAVKFENNYEKLKEVCLELLKDKMEFEDVETFKVESKRTDKTFRMTSLEMSRDIGGYLLSEIGGDLKVDVRTPQVKVEAELREEACVAYLERIAGYGGLPLGTNGKGMVLLSGGIDSPVAGWMVAKRGVDLELMHYHSYPFTSERSKEKVEELARILSTYCGKLRMHSVNLLPIQKEINEHCREEEMTIISRRFMMKIAQKVAISKGCNALVTGESIGQVASQTIQGLTVTNASVDIPVFRPLIAMDKSEIVDIAKKIGTFETSIIPEEDCCTVFLPKKPVTKPKLEKIMLSEQNLDVEKLIDEAIENMEVVDITL, from the coding sequence ATGTATAATGTAGTAATAGCAAGATACGGAGAAATAGGAGTAAAGGGAAAGAATAGATATATATTTGAAGATAAACTTGTAAAAAACATTAGAAATTCTTTAAAAAAATTAGGTAAATTAAATGTATACAAGCAGTATGGAAGAATTTATATAGATGTTGAAGAATATGATTATGAAAGTATAATAGAAGAAGCTAGAAAGGTCTTTGGAATAGTTTCTTTAAGTCCAGCTGTAAAGTTTGAAAATAACTATGAGAAATTAAAAGAAGTCTGTCTTGAACTATTAAAAGATAAAATGGAATTTGAAGACGTAGAGACTTTTAAAGTTGAATCTAAAAGAACGGATAAAACATTTAGAATGACTTCTCTTGAAATGAGTAGAGATATAGGTGGATATTTACTATCTGAAATAGGTGGAGATTTAAAAGTTGATGTAAGAACTCCACAAGTAAAAGTCGAAGCGGAACTAAGAGAAGAAGCTTGTGTAGCTTACCTAGAAAGAATAGCGGGATATGGAGGATTACCTCTTGGAACTAATGGAAAAGGAATGGTATTGTTATCTGGAGGAATAGACTCTCCTGTAGCAGGCTGGATGGTAGCTAAAAGAGGAGTTGACCTTGAGTTAATGCATTACCATAGTTATCCTTTCACTAGCGAGAGATCAAAGGAAAAGGTGGAAGAATTAGCAAGAATTCTATCTACTTATTGTGGAAAGCTTAGAATGCACAGTGTAAACCTTCTTCCTATACAAAAGGAGATAAATGAACATTGTAGAGAAGAAGAGATGACAATTATATCTAGAAGATTTATGATGAAAATAGCTCAAAAGGTCGCTATATCTAAAGGGTGCAATGCTCTTGTAACTGGTGAGAGTATAGGACAAGTTGCATCTCAAACTATACAAGGACTTACTGTTACGAATGCATCTGTTGATATACCTGTATTTAGACCATTAATAGCCATGGATAAAAGTGAAATAGTAGATATAGCTAAGAAGATAGGAACTTTTGAAACTTCTATAATACCAGAAGAAGATTGCTGTACAGTATTCTTGCCAAAAAAACCTGTTACAAAGCCAAAGCTTGAAAAAATAATGTTATCAGAACAAAATCTTGATGTAGAAAAGCTTATAGATGAAGCTATAGAAAATATGGAAGTTGTAGATATAACTTTATAA